A window from Methylocystis sp. MJC1 encodes these proteins:
- the ccmI gene encoding c-type cytochrome biogenesis protein CcmI, with translation MILWFVLTAMISIATVFVSAPFIRRMERRRLDSAGDIAVFRDQLAEVEHEASLGLIDPAQAEMARTEIKRRLLAASEAEASALPPLSSGERSFAAIGVASVVVSGSVGLYALTGHFEQLSDTPLAGQVPAFAKQGAKMAGASETTPSPMLAPATSETASPMSARAREPLPPVEEMIQRLVTRLQRNPKDVEGWRMLGWSYVNMKHYTEAAAAYAKAIEINPDSVDFRDSRVDALIHAAKGVVTPQAKEANDETLKGHPKDSRARFIRGLAIEQSGDKEAAQKVWDELLRELDNNDPYAQDIRQRIARGGKELDPEIAQQNAAVATTSAVIADAGPSAPFAPTGEKGPRREDIRNAEAMTPADRQAMIQHMVDSLENRLEQSPNDADGWIKLIRSRSTLGDRDKAKSAFEKALKAFATETAEHKRITATAEELGLNK, from the coding sequence ATGATCTTGTGGTTTGTATTGACGGCGATGATCTCTATCGCCACCGTCTTCGTATCTGCGCCCTTTATCCGCCGGATGGAGCGACGCCGACTGGATTCCGCGGGCGATATTGCAGTCTTTCGCGATCAGCTTGCGGAAGTTGAACACGAAGCCTCCCTCGGTCTGATCGATCCCGCACAGGCCGAAATGGCGCGCACCGAAATCAAGCGGCGCTTACTTGCCGCCAGCGAGGCGGAAGCGTCCGCCCTCCCCCCATTGTCGAGCGGCGAACGTTCTTTCGCAGCGATCGGCGTCGCCAGCGTGGTGGTGTCCGGTTCCGTCGGACTCTATGCGCTCACCGGCCATTTCGAACAACTATCCGATACGCCCCTCGCGGGACAGGTCCCAGCATTCGCAAAACAGGGCGCCAAGATGGCTGGCGCATCGGAGACCACTCCGTCGCCGATGCTCGCGCCCGCCACTAGCGAGACCGCATCCCCAATGAGCGCGCGAGCACGAGAGCCCTTGCCACCAGTTGAGGAGATGATTCAACGGCTGGTGACGCGCTTACAGCGCAATCCAAAAGACGTCGAAGGATGGCGAATGCTTGGCTGGTCCTACGTCAATATGAAACATTACACCGAGGCAGCTGCAGCTTACGCCAAGGCGATCGAAATCAATCCCGATTCCGTCGACTTCCGTGACTCGCGCGTCGACGCGCTCATTCACGCCGCGAAAGGCGTCGTCACGCCGCAGGCCAAGGAAGCAAACGACGAGACACTTAAGGGACACCCAAAGGATTCCCGCGCGCGATTCATCCGGGGCCTGGCGATCGAACAATCTGGCGATAAGGAAGCCGCCCAGAAAGTCTGGGACGAACTGCTCCGCGAACTCGATAATAATGACCCATATGCTCAGGACATTCGCCAAAGGATAGCGCGCGGCGGAAAGGAGCTCGATCCCGAAATCGCCCAGCAAAATGCGGCCGTCGCCACAACGTCCGCCGTCATAGCCGACGCCGGTCCGTCCGCGCCCTTCGCACCGACAGGCGAAAAAGGCCCGCGGCGCGAGGACATCCGCAATGCAGAAGCGATGACGCCGGCAGACCGGCAAGCCATGATCCAACACATGGTAGATTCACTTGAAAACCGGCTCGAGCAGTCGCCAAATGACGCAGACGGCTGGATCAAGCTGATCAGGTCACGCTCGACTCTCGGCGATCGGGACAAGGCGAAGTCAGCCTTCGAAAAGGCGCTAAAGGCCTTCGCAACGGAGACCGCCGAGCATAAGCGCATTACGGCGACTGCCGAGGAACTTGGTCTGAACAAATAA
- the tnpA gene encoding IS66-like element accessory protein TnpA, with product MSRLDPTLEPNGGAVRRIEVITGGGERRRRWSVAEKAQAVEESLAPGAVVSVVARRHGLAPQQLFSWRRKARRQAELDAVSFAPVVVERREEAPVALGSESRPVARPHVIELAIDGASVWIWRDAPMGMVTAIIDALKASS from the coding sequence GTGTCCAGACTTGACCCTACGCTTGAGCCTAATGGCGGAGCGGTGCGCCGGATCGAAGTGATCACGGGCGGCGGCGAACGTCGTCGACGATGGTCGGTTGCGGAGAAGGCGCAAGCCGTCGAAGAGTCGCTTGCGCCTGGCGCGGTGGTTTCAGTTGTCGCGCGACGGCATGGGCTGGCGCCGCAGCAATTGTTTTCGTGGCGACGAAAGGCGCGACGGCAAGCGGAACTCGATGCTGTTTCATTTGCGCCGGTTGTTGTCGAGCGACGAGAGGAAGCGCCCGTCGCTCTGGGGTCGGAGAGCAGACCGGTTGCTCGCCCGCACGTGATTGAGCTCGCAATTGACGGTGCAAGCGTCTGGATCTGGCGTGACGCGCCCATGGGCATGGTCACGGCGATTATCGACGCCTTGAAGGCGAGTTCATGA
- a CDS encoding cytochrome c-type biogenesis protein: MELRARILSQDLRCVVCQNQSIDDSNAPLAHDLRMLLRERLTAGDTDKQAVDFIVARYGNFVLLKPPMQVNTALLWFGPALFLLFALFAFSRFARKRAAISPVDSLSPLSATEQSRLDALLDTRGQK; the protein is encoded by the coding sequence ATGGAGTTGCGCGCACGTATCCTTAGCCAAGATCTGCGCTGCGTCGTTTGCCAAAACCAGAGCATCGATGATTCCAACGCCCCACTCGCACATGATCTGCGTATGTTGTTGCGGGAAAGGCTGACCGCGGGCGATACCGACAAGCAGGCGGTCGACTTCATCGTTGCCCGGTATGGCAACTTTGTTCTGCTCAAGCCGCCAATGCAAGTGAACACTGCCCTGCTGTGGTTTGGCCCCGCTCTGTTCCTCCTCTTCGCTCTATTCGCGTTCTCCCGCTTCGCGCGCAAGCGCGCGGCAATTTCGCCCGTCGACAGTCTGTCGCCTCTATCGGCCACAGAGCAGAGCAGGCTCGACGCGCTCCTCGATACGAGAGGACAAAAATGA
- the tnpB gene encoding IS66 family insertion sequence element accessory protein TnpB (TnpB, as the term is used for proteins encoded by IS66 family insertion elements, is considered an accessory protein, since TnpC, encoded by a neighboring gene, is a DDE family transposase.), translating into MIGPTGAIRVMVATKPVDFRKGAEGLAALVRETMQADPFDGAVYVFRAKRADRIKLVFWDGTGVCLFAKRLEDGEFRWPKIEDGVMRLSAAQFSALLEGLDFRRVRAAKETAAPTLPG; encoded by the coding sequence ATGATCGGGCCGACAGGCGCGATCCGCGTCATGGTGGCGACGAAGCCCGTCGACTTCCGAAAGGGCGCCGAGGGCTTGGCTGCGCTGGTCCGAGAGACGATGCAGGCAGATCCTTTTGACGGCGCTGTTTATGTGTTCCGCGCGAAAAGGGCTGATCGCATCAAACTGGTGTTCTGGGACGGCACGGGCGTCTGTCTCTTTGCCAAGCGGCTGGAAGATGGCGAGTTCCGCTGGCCGAAGATCGAAGACGGGGTGATGCGGTTGTCCGCGGCGCAGTTTTCGGCGCTGCTGGAGGGGCTCGACTTTCGCCGCGTGCGCGCGGCGAAAGAGACGGCGGCGCCGACCTTGCCGGGATAA
- a CDS encoding heme lyase CcmF/NrfE family subunit → MSAQVGYFALLLALALSFVQAVAPFVAARRRDAAIASLIDQAALGQLVFVVIAFASLTYAFVTSDFSLQVVAANSHTTKPLLYKISGVWGNHEGSMLLWVLILAIFGAAVALFGENIPDGLRSKTLAVHGMIGVGFLSFIVLTSNPFAILPNPPADGASLNPILQDPGLALHPPFLYLGYVGFSMAFSFSVAALIEGKVDACWARWVRPWVLAAWSFLTIGITLGSAWAYYTLGWGGWWFWDPVENASLMPWLAGTALLHSALVVERRNALVSWTILLGILTFSLSLIGTFLVRSGVLTSVHAFAQDPARGEFILLLIALSTGGALVLYAIRAPILKTGSSFGMVSRESGLALNNALLSAAAFTVFLGTFYPLVVDLIGGDKISVGPPYYNRTFVPILTPLLIAMAVGPALKWKRDELRAALNRLNIAAIVGSLAAIAVLIATFGRDFLAASFMAIAFWLIAGSALILAKRVRFGSAPLSTSVRLLGTTPRAFFGLVVAHAGMGVLVAGIAGMSSWATEKIDLMRPGASIELSGYELRLRSIDNVEGPNYEAERGSFDILRNGRFISKIHSERRFYPVRQQQTTAAGIRTDLVSNLYVALGEPDGVGAWTVRFYYHPFMPLVWIGALTMALGGLVSLSDRRLRVGVPQRAIRHALPVPAE, encoded by the coding sequence ATGTCAGCCCAGGTCGGTTATTTTGCTCTCTTGCTAGCTTTGGCGCTCTCGTTCGTGCAGGCGGTCGCACCGTTCGTTGCCGCGAGGCGCCGTGACGCGGCTATTGCATCGCTCATAGACCAAGCCGCGCTGGGACAACTGGTCTTCGTCGTCATCGCCTTCGCGAGTCTCACCTACGCGTTCGTTACGTCAGACTTTTCGCTGCAAGTGGTCGCTGCAAATTCGCACACCACCAAGCCGCTGCTCTATAAGATCTCCGGAGTCTGGGGGAACCACGAAGGCTCTATGCTGCTGTGGGTCTTGATCCTTGCAATCTTTGGAGCCGCGGTCGCCCTATTTGGCGAAAACATCCCCGACGGATTGCGCAGCAAAACGCTCGCGGTCCATGGGATGATCGGCGTCGGCTTTCTCAGCTTCATCGTCCTAACGTCGAATCCCTTTGCGATTCTACCGAATCCGCCTGCGGACGGCGCGAGCCTCAACCCGATTTTGCAAGATCCCGGATTGGCTCTTCACCCCCCTTTTCTGTATTTGGGCTACGTCGGCTTCTCGATGGCCTTCTCGTTCTCGGTCGCCGCGCTCATCGAGGGAAAGGTCGACGCCTGCTGGGCCCGTTGGGTGCGGCCATGGGTGCTCGCAGCTTGGAGCTTTCTAACGATCGGCATCACTCTTGGAAGCGCTTGGGCCTATTATACGCTTGGCTGGGGCGGCTGGTGGTTTTGGGATCCGGTCGAAAACGCTTCGCTGATGCCTTGGCTGGCAGGAACTGCCCTGTTGCACTCCGCGCTGGTCGTCGAGCGTCGTAACGCTCTGGTCAGCTGGACGATTCTACTTGGCATCCTCACCTTCTCACTCAGCCTCATCGGCACGTTTCTGGTGCGCTCCGGCGTGCTTACAAGCGTGCATGCGTTCGCACAGGATCCCGCGCGCGGCGAATTCATTCTGCTGCTGATTGCGCTTTCGACCGGCGGCGCCCTGGTGCTTTACGCGATCCGTGCGCCAATACTGAAAACCGGCTCTTCGTTCGGGATGGTAAGCCGAGAGAGCGGGCTCGCTCTCAACAATGCGCTGCTCAGCGCAGCCGCCTTCACGGTCTTTCTCGGCACTTTCTATCCGCTCGTCGTCGATCTGATCGGAGGAGACAAAATTTCCGTCGGCCCACCTTATTACAATCGAACCTTCGTGCCGATCCTTACACCCTTGCTTATTGCCATGGCGGTCGGTCCCGCGCTTAAATGGAAACGTGACGAGCTACGCGCCGCTCTCAACCGGCTTAACATCGCCGCCATTGTTGGCTCCCTCGCCGCGATTGCCGTTCTCATTGCCACGTTCGGACGCGATTTTCTGGCCGCCTCTTTCATGGCGATTGCCTTCTGGCTCATCGCGGGGTCGGCGCTCATTCTCGCCAAACGTGTCCGATTCGGCTCGGCCCCACTCTCGACGTCCGTAAGGCTGCTCGGCACGACGCCAAGGGCGTTTTTCGGACTGGTAGTCGCTCATGCCGGAATGGGCGTGCTCGTCGCTGGCATAGCCGGCATGTCGAGTTGGGCGACGGAAAAGATCGACCTGATGCGGCCTGGAGCGAGCATTGAGCTTTCCGGCTACGAATTGCGGCTTCGCTCGATCGACAATGTGGAAGGCCCGAATTACGAAGCCGAGCGAGGGAGCTTCGATATCTTGCGCAATGGGCGCTTCATCTCGAAGATCCACAGCGAGCGACGTTTTTATCCGGTACGTCAGCAGCAAACCACTGCCGCCGGAATCCGCACCGATCTCGTCTCCAATCTTTATGTCGCGCTTGGAGAGCCAGACGGCGTTGGCGCCTGGACCGTGCGGTTTTATTATCATCCATTCATGCCGCTCGTCTGGATCGGCGCTCTGACGATGGCGCTGGGTGGACTTGTGTCCTTGTCCGACCGACGCCTACGCGTCGGCGTTCCGCAACGCGCGATCCGCCACGCGTTGCCCGTGCCGGCGGAATAA
- a CDS encoding tetratricopeptide repeat protein produces MSAANGCALLKVDFHYRVRYIGHFPQDRSDELRINLQTIDPTTLDQLRLVKREGVPVDDMAVAGVTAVTVDLDRAVGPILRIQFNRAVSYDVAQFGSFDSISVALPTPGSTANCKAADFAIRQDQSLGNTPTVAPAPRPNINRQRKASVAEIKFVEASMDEARYAIKKGRLNDAISLLKKALAIPENQYTADALELLGEVRQKAGQNDQARDDFKEYLRRYPTGEGAARVTQRLGGFGAGPRQPPPPAFLRGSLSPEAAKLGGEPTERSDRSIWSMSGSISSFYIRDDSYNVIKDISVAPNPNADPDAHRLHQDTFLTNFDLYGTINNEQSKTKFKIAGADEHNMLPDRPDIDRYGISTAYIESTLMEYDLMARIGRQTRNTGGVIGRFDGGLLSWQANQMFRLNAVGGSANWSRFDAPFKGNRYLAGASLDIANLADGLGLSLFIIQQNDRWLLDRRAVGSEFRYFDKNKSALGMIDYDVHFQRLNAAVLSGSWTFDDKSVLSGTFDHRRVPYLSSWNALQGQPFLTLFDMLKFNTRDDIRRFAIDRTPVFESAMASYSRPLNDNFQVNLDATVTRLSGTFPSGGVDGTLPSGTEYYFSGQVMGSSLFTSDDMYSGAFRFARLADSNVYFVDVNARYPWSETVRLSPRFRAGYRDGRYARLKETTVLPSILVDYMWSKNLAVEAEIGTKWIWSDALGIRSTTKNLYVTMGLRSDFSTDGLYRCAGLLTPCVGMLLGPPTADAQVKHDEVYYRDVLLRADSPPVTSAFVMQGGLRYWYNRGNNRYDYFSDASTDTRVSRLNYARLSSHAGELFFRADARRGLIRNFFLKGYVGGGGIGSGLLYNEDFVPFVDRYSKTESAVSGKLHYASIDLGYNVYANETFRLGAFVGFHSWLEKVNASGCMQTGLSSICAPPLPESMMVISEKDRWNSFRVGAVVDVNITDRLKLNCDIALVSTSQRPQDTHYFTFGADPAKGFGGGFQAETGLSYQLTDRLGVGVGFRWWRLNTNAIDMYGQLLRYRTDRYGLFGQANYRLSWGDYPLEPIAQQE; encoded by the coding sequence GTGAGCGCAGCAAACGGTTGTGCATTATTGAAAGTGGATTTTCACTACCGTGTCCGATATATCGGTCATTTTCCGCAGGATCGCAGCGATGAACTGCGGATAAATCTGCAGACGATTGATCCGACGACGCTTGACCAGCTTCGCCTCGTTAAGCGAGAGGGCGTGCCCGTCGACGACATGGCCGTCGCCGGCGTTACGGCTGTAACGGTGGATCTGGATCGCGCAGTGGGGCCGATCCTGCGCATACAGTTCAATCGCGCTGTTTCGTATGACGTCGCGCAGTTCGGAAGCTTCGACAGCATTTCAGTCGCGCTTCCGACACCGGGTTCGACGGCGAACTGCAAAGCGGCCGACTTCGCAATCCGACAGGATCAGTCGCTGGGAAACACGCCGACAGTTGCGCCTGCTCCACGTCCGAACATAAATCGACAGCGAAAAGCCAGCGTGGCAGAGATAAAATTCGTCGAGGCGTCGATGGACGAAGCACGCTATGCGATCAAGAAAGGCCGTCTCAATGATGCGATATCGCTCTTGAAAAAGGCGCTGGCGATCCCGGAGAACCAGTATACAGCTGATGCGTTGGAGCTGCTTGGCGAAGTACGTCAGAAAGCTGGACAGAACGACCAAGCGCGTGACGATTTCAAAGAATATTTGCGGCGTTACCCGACTGGCGAGGGAGCCGCGCGCGTGACCCAGCGCTTGGGCGGTTTCGGCGCCGGCCCAAGGCAGCCGCCGCCGCCCGCGTTCTTGCGCGGCAGTCTCTCGCCGGAAGCGGCAAAGCTCGGCGGTGAGCCGACGGAACGCTCGGACAGGTCGATATGGTCGATGTCCGGCAGTATTTCGAGCTTTTACATCCGTGACGACAGCTACAACGTCATAAAGGATATCTCGGTCGCGCCAAATCCAAACGCCGATCCGGATGCGCATCGGCTGCACCAGGACACGTTCCTTACCAATTTCGATCTTTACGGCACGATCAACAACGAACAGTCCAAAACCAAATTCAAGATTGCCGGTGCAGACGAACATAATATGCTGCCGGACCGTCCCGATATCGACCGCTATGGCATCTCCACAGCCTACATTGAATCAACACTAATGGAATATGATCTGATGGCGCGAATAGGTCGTCAGACGCGTAACACGGGCGGCGTCATCGGGCGCTTCGACGGCGGCCTGTTGAGCTGGCAGGCAAATCAGATGTTTCGCCTGAACGCCGTGGGCGGCTCTGCGAACTGGAGTCGCTTCGACGCGCCCTTCAAGGGTAACCGATATCTTGCGGGCGCCAGCCTCGACATCGCAAATCTGGCTGATGGACTAGGACTCAGTCTGTTTATCATTCAGCAAAATGACCGATGGCTTCTCGACCGGCGCGCTGTCGGCAGCGAGTTCCGCTACTTTGACAAAAACAAATCGGCTCTAGGTATGATCGATTACGACGTCCACTTCCAGCGTTTGAACGCTGCGGTGCTGTCTGGTTCGTGGACGTTCGACGACAAGTCGGTGCTGTCGGGAACGTTCGATCATCGTCGCGTGCCGTATCTGTCGAGTTGGAACGCACTGCAAGGACAGCCGTTTTTGACGCTCTTCGACATGTTGAAATTCAACACGCGAGACGACATCCGGCGGTTCGCAATCGACCGAACGCCGGTATTCGAGTCGGCGATGGCGAGCTATTCCCGGCCACTGAACGACAATTTTCAAGTCAATTTAGACGCGACGGTGACGCGGCTAAGCGGCACGTTTCCATCGGGCGGCGTCGACGGAACATTGCCGAGCGGGACGGAGTACTACTTCTCCGGCCAGGTTATGGGCTCGAGCCTGTTCACGTCGGACGACATGTACTCAGGCGCGTTTCGGTTTGCGCGTCTTGCCGATTCCAACGTCTATTTTGTCGACGTCAATGCGCGCTATCCATGGAGTGAAACTGTTCGGCTGAGCCCCCGGTTTCGCGCCGGCTATCGCGACGGCCGCTACGCGCGGCTCAAAGAAACCACGGTGCTTCCGTCGATCCTTGTGGACTACATGTGGTCGAAGAATCTGGCGGTGGAGGCAGAGATTGGTACCAAATGGATCTGGTCCGACGCCTTGGGTATAAGGTCGACCACGAAAAATTTGTATGTGACGATGGGCTTGCGATCGGATTTCAGCACAGACGGTTTGTATCGCTGCGCCGGCCTGCTAACCCCCTGCGTCGGAATGTTGCTCGGACCACCCACCGCCGACGCCCAGGTGAAGCATGACGAGGTCTATTATCGCGATGTGCTGCTTCGAGCCGATTCTCCGCCGGTGACGTCAGCCTTCGTCATGCAGGGGGGGCTTCGGTATTGGTATAATCGCGGCAATAATAGATATGACTATTTTTCAGATGCCTCGACGGACACGCGGGTATCGCGATTGAACTATGCGAGACTGTCCTCGCACGCCGGCGAACTATTTTTTCGCGCCGATGCGCGGCGCGGACTCATTCGCAATTTTTTCTTGAAGGGATACGTTGGAGGCGGCGGCATTGGATCTGGACTGCTTTATAACGAGGATTTCGTGCCATTTGTTGATCGCTACTCCAAAACGGAGAGCGCCGTTTCAGGTAAGTTGCACTATGCAAGTATAGATCTGGGATATAATGTGTACGCTAATGAAACGTTCCGCCTTGGCGCGTTTGTTGGATTTCACAGTTGGCTCGAGAAAGTTAATGCAAGCGGGTGCATGCAAACAGGCCTAAGTTCAATATGCGCTCCGCCATTGCCAGAAAGCATGATGGTAATATCTGAAAAGGACAGGTGGAATTCATTCCGGGTAGGCGCAGTGGTCGATGTAAACATTACAGACAGGCTGAAATTAAATTGCGATATAGCTCTTGTATCCACGTCTCAGCGACCGCAGGATACACATTACTTTACGTTTGGAGCTGACCCCGCCAAAGGTTTCGGCGGCGGATTTCAGGCGGAAACCGGGCTGTCATATCAACTCACGGATAGGCTTGGCGTTGGTGTGGGGTTCCGCTGGTGGCGTCTCAACACCAACGCTATCGACATGTATGGCCAGCTTCTTAGATACCGTACCGATCGATATGGGTTATTCGGGCAGGCGAACTACAGGCTGAGCTGGGGCGATTATCCGCTCGAGCCGATAGCGCAACAAGAGTAA
- a CDS encoding response regulator transcription factor: protein MADCIRGVLVDAAFVVDIVRDGEKGCALGESHSFDAAILELSLPRLPGLEVLKKWRASSQDFPVLVLTGLIGWRYRVNALNAGADDYMEKPFQPEELIARVRSLVRRSHGKSHPILSHMGIEVDSTSGLVRKCGADVELTTLELRILSYLMYRPERIVSQNELMDHVYSIETVRDSNTIEVYIARLRKKLGRETIRTVRGMGYRMGN from the coding sequence ATGGCGGATTGTATCAGGGGTGTTCTTGTCGATGCTGCATTCGTCGTGGATATCGTCCGCGACGGCGAAAAAGGCTGTGCGTTGGGAGAAAGCCACTCCTTCGACGCAGCGATCCTCGAACTGAGTTTGCCTCGGCTTCCTGGTTTAGAGGTTCTTAAAAAATGGCGAGCGTCCAGCCAGGATTTCCCAGTGCTAGTCCTCACCGGCCTGATTGGCTGGCGTTACCGTGTAAATGCGCTAAACGCCGGCGCGGACGACTATATGGAGAAACCCTTTCAGCCCGAGGAATTAATTGCGCGCGTGCGATCGTTGGTGCGTCGTTCGCATGGAAAGTCGCATCCGATTCTGTCGCACATGGGCATTGAAGTCGACTCGACCTCCGGCCTCGTGCGCAAGTGTGGCGCCGATGTCGAACTGACGACGCTCGAATTGCGCATCCTTAGTTACCTGATGTATCGCCCGGAACGGATCGTGTCGCAGAACGAACTCATGGATCACGTCTATTCGATCGAAACTGTGCGCGATTCGAATACTATCGAAGTTTATATCGCGCGCCTGCGCAAAAAACTCGGGCGCGAAACCATTCGAACGGTCCGTGGCATGGGATATCGAATGGGCAATTAG
- the tnpC gene encoding IS66 family transposase, translating into MAQAIETLPDDPNELKAMLLAERARNERLVQIIKEMQRHRFGRRAETLPEDQMLLALEEVEQTEAGAAAEGEAKSAAEREKAARKRRTNRGALPAHLPRIETIIDIEDKACPCCKGALHQIGEDVSERLDVVPAQFRVLVTRRPKYACRACEGAVVQAPAPARLIEGGLPTEVTVAHVLVSKYADHLPLYRQAQIYARQGIALDRSTLADWVGRAAWHLRPVHERLLEHIRSSTKIFADETRAPVLDPGRGRTKTGQLWAYARDDRPWGGADPPIAVYVYAQNRKSEQPLTHLAGFTGVVQVDGYAGYRALTQKNSVSLAFCWSHVRRRFYELAAAGPAPIASEALARIGELYAIESDIRGQSAGKRRDARQEKSRPILDALEPWLREKLALISQKTKLAEAIRYALSRWDGLTRFIDDGRIEIDSNVVERAIRPIALNRKNALFAGSDGGGENWAIVASLIETCKLNGVDPLAYIADALSKIVNGHLASKLDELMPWAYAQSAAAFKEVA; encoded by the coding sequence ATGGCGCAGGCGATCGAGACGCTTCCCGACGATCCAAACGAACTGAAGGCGATGCTGCTTGCCGAGCGGGCGCGCAACGAGCGTCTCGTTCAGATCATCAAGGAGATGCAGCGCCATCGCTTTGGACGGCGCGCCGAGACCCTTCCCGAAGACCAGATGCTGCTCGCGCTCGAAGAGGTCGAGCAGACGGAAGCGGGCGCCGCGGCGGAGGGGGAAGCCAAGTCCGCCGCCGAACGTGAAAAGGCGGCCAGAAAGCGCCGCACGAACCGTGGCGCGCTACCTGCCCATCTCCCGCGCATCGAAACCATCATCGACATCGAGGATAAAGCCTGTCCTTGCTGCAAGGGCGCGCTCCACCAGATCGGCGAAGATGTCTCTGAGCGGCTCGACGTCGTGCCAGCGCAGTTCCGCGTGCTGGTGACGCGTCGACCCAAATACGCTTGTCGCGCCTGCGAGGGCGCGGTCGTGCAGGCGCCGGCCCCGGCGCGGCTGATCGAAGGCGGCTTGCCGACGGAGGTGACAGTCGCACATGTGCTCGTTTCCAAATACGCCGATCATCTTCCGCTTTATCGCCAAGCACAGATCTACGCCCGGCAGGGGATCGCCCTCGACCGTTCGACGCTCGCCGACTGGGTTGGTCGCGCCGCCTGGCATTTGCGGCCCGTGCACGAGCGGCTTCTGGAACACATCAGATCGTCGACGAAAATCTTCGCTGACGAGACAAGGGCGCCGGTGCTCGACCCCGGGCGCGGGCGTACCAAGACTGGCCAACTTTGGGCTTATGCGCGTGACGACCGGCCATGGGGCGGCGCCGATCCGCCAATCGCAGTCTATGTCTATGCGCAAAACCGAAAGTCCGAGCAGCCGCTCACGCATCTTGCTGGCTTCACGGGCGTCGTGCAGGTCGACGGTTACGCCGGCTATCGCGCGCTGACGCAGAAGAACAGCGTGTCGCTCGCCTTCTGCTGGTCTCACGTCCGCCGGCGCTTCTACGAACTCGCCGCAGCAGGTCCCGCGCCGATCGCCAGCGAGGCTCTGGCGCGCATCGGCGAACTCTACGCCATCGAGAGCGACATCCGCGGCCAAAGCGCCGGCAAACGTCGGGACGCGCGGCAGGAGAAATCCCGCCCCATCCTCGACGCGCTCGAGCCATGGCTGCGTGAAAAACTCGCGCTGATCAGCCAGAAGACCAAGCTCGCCGAGGCGATCCGCTACGCGCTCTCGCGCTGGGACGGCCTGACACGCTTCATCGACGACGGGCGCATCGAGATCGACTCCAATGTCGTCGAACGTGCAATCCGTCCCATCGCCCTCAATCGGAAAAACGCTCTCTTCGCGGGTTCGGACGGAGGCGGCGAAAACTGGGCGATCGTCGCCTCGCTCATCGAGACCTGCAAGCTCAATGGCGTCGATCCGCTGGCCTACATCGCTGACGCTCTTTCTAAGATCGTCAACGGCCATCTCGCCAGTAAGCTCGACGAACTGATGCCTTGGGCCTATGCACAATCCGCCGCGGCCTTCAAAGAGGTGGCCTGA
- a CDS encoding DsbE family thiol:disulfide interchange protein translates to MKSRLSSLAPLIAFFIVMGALAFSLTNDPQHMPSTLIDKTTPTFELAGLEDGNGLSSENLRGDIFLLNVFASWCPACRLEHSFFMRIAERRDIKVVGLDWKDDREKASRWLEEHRNPYARVGADESGRVGIDFGVTGVPETFVIDSSGRVRYRHAGPLTEEVWRETFEPLLTHLRGSP, encoded by the coding sequence ATGAAGTCGCGCCTTTCCTCACTTGCGCCTCTCATCGCGTTCTTCATCGTGATGGGCGCCCTCGCCTTCAGCCTCACCAACGATCCACAGCATATGCCGTCGACGTTGATCGACAAGACCACCCCAACATTTGAGCTTGCGGGGCTTGAAGACGGCAATGGTCTCTCCAGCGAAAACCTAAGGGGTGACATCTTTTTGCTGAATGTCTTTGCCTCTTGGTGTCCCGCGTGTCGCCTCGAACATTCATTTTTCATGCGCATTGCGGAGCGGCGCGACATCAAGGTCGTGGGACTGGACTGGAAAGACGATCGGGAGAAAGCGTCTCGCTGGCTGGAGGAACACCGGAATCCATACGCGCGCGTGGGCGCCGATGAGAGCGGACGCGTCGGCATCGACTTCGGTGTCACTGGCGTGCCGGAAACTTTCGTTATCGATAGTAGTGGACGGGTGCGTTACCGCCATGCCGGCCCTCTCACAGAAGAGGTGTGGCGGGAGACCTTCGAACCGCTTCTGACACATCTGCGGGGTTCGCCGTGA